One Heteronotia binoei isolate CCM8104 ecotype False Entrance Well chromosome 10, APGP_CSIRO_Hbin_v1, whole genome shotgun sequence genomic region harbors:
- the TRIP13 gene encoding pachytene checkpoint protein 2 homolog, translated as MDSGLHNMDEAADDLKEALPEYDNEFLQIHVEVHQKSNSTVKQEDIRKSILKLLNRHNIVFGDYKWTEFDDVFLTNNVHSVAVVDTELKLKERQPINLSMCKLVIHTFQLNEEGPSTEHVEEENECITAANHWVLPTVEFHGLWESLVYENEVKSNLLDYVTSTLLFSDKNVNSNLISWNRVVLLHGPPGTGKTSLCKALAQKLTVRLSYRYRHGQLIEINSHSLFSKWFSESGKLVTKMFQKIHEFIDDKDTLVFVLIDEVESLTAARNSVRAGTEPSDAIRVVNAVLTQIDQIKRFPNVVILTTSNITEKIDMAFVDRADIKQYIGPPSAAAIFKIYLSCLEELMKCQIIYPRQQLLTLHELEVIGYVENDVSKLSLVLKEIARKSEGLSGRVLRKLPFLAHALYIQSPNVTVASFLHALSLVVDKQFEERDKLSDCV; from the exons CACTGTGAAGCAAGAAGATATCAGGAAGAGTATCCTAAAATTACTAAACAGGCATAACATTGTTTTTGGTGATTATAAGTGGACTGAGTTTGATGACGTCTTCCTAACAAATAACGTGCACTCTGTTGCAGTTGTGGATACAGAGTTAAAGCTAAAGGAGAGACAG CCTATTAATTTGAGTATGTGCAAACTCGTCATTCATACTTTTCAACTTAACGAGGAAGGGCCCAGTACTGAACACGTGGAAGAAGAGAATGAGTGTATCACTGCGGCCAATCACTGGGTGTTACCGACAG TTGAATTTCATGGTCTGTGGGAAAGCCTCGTTTATGAAAATGAAGTAAAATCAAAT TTGCTGGATTACGTGACCTCAACGTTACTGTTCTCAGACAAAAATGTCAACAGCAACTTGATATCATGGAACAGAGTTGTTCTATTGCATG GTCCTCCAGGAACTGGTAAAACTTCCCTGTGTAAAGCACTGGCTCAGAAGCTGACTGTTAGACTTTCATATAG GTACAGGCATGGACAGTTAATTGAGATAAACAGCCACAGCCTCTTCTCTAAGTGGTTTTCCGAG AGTGGCAAGCTTGTTACTAAAATGTTCCAGAAGATTCATGAATTCATTGATGACAAGGACACCCTGGTGTTTGTGCTGATTGATGAG gtGGAAAGTCTCACAGCAGCACGTAACTCTGTCCGGGCGGGTACCGAGCCTTCCGACGCCATCCGTGTTGTCAATGCGGTCTTGACACAAATTGACCAGATCAAAAG gtTTCCCAATGTCGTTATCCTGACGACTTCAAATATCACGGAGAAAATAGACATGGCTTTTGTAGACAGAGCTGATATTAAGCAATACATCGGACCGCCCTCCGCTGCAGCAATATTCAAAATCTACCTCTCCTGCTTGGAAGAACTGATGAAG tgTCAAATAATCTATCCTCGACAGCAGCTGCTGACGCTCCACGAGTTAGAGGTGATTGGTTACGTAGAGAATGACGTGTCAAAACTGAGTCTTGTTTTGAAAGAAATTGCAAG GAAGAGCGAAGGACTCAGTGGCCGTGTCTTACGGAAACTTCCTTTTCTAGCCCATGCACTTTACATTCAG TCTCCTAATGTTACAGTGGCCTCATTCCTTCACGCTCTGTCACTGGTGGTGGACAAGCAATTTGAAGAAAGAGACAAACTTTCAGATTGTGTTTGA